From a region of the Branchiostoma floridae strain S238N-H82 chromosome 13, Bfl_VNyyK, whole genome shotgun sequence genome:
- the LOC118429689 gene encoding BUB3-interacting and GLEBS motif-containing protein ZNF207-like isoform X1: MGRKKKKQMKPWCWYCNREFEDEKILMQHQRAKHFKCHICHKKLYSGPGLAIHCVQVHKETVDAVPNSLPGRADIELEIYGMEGIPEKDLKEHERQKIADEAAEAGGGAAGPVPKKPKTDAGEGTSAQPQGQMPSPAASMAPGPVPGVPPAMQHMPGMPMMPPPMPGMMPGQHGAPGMPTHMGMPPMVPGMPPMMMGMPPRPGMPMGPMGPMGMGVPPGMVPPMHGHGMHGPGGPGGMPPSSQPHSAPPTSQPPSTSAQQMQQPPAKPLFPAAAPTTTSTTGPVGADFKPLNAPSNIGPQKLPPTTTAAPLSTSAPPNPTQTRQATVSAAPSISKPSTSGGSTGGSTKLMHPEPEDVSLEERRAQMPKYNRQMPPVSVHAPASTSAPAPMGQPHAAPPVSAHAMGPPGHGMAPPGHAPPFGGNMMPPGNMPPNMRPPMPPPMGHPGKRPSASSLTHVVRTHKGRSAGRVSHATCIPCTPCRLKGPPVYRVLPVDLRDGLYTVYSL; this comes from the exons ATGggacggaagaagaagaagcagatGAAGCCTTGGTGCTG GTACTGTAACAGGGAGTTCGAAGATGAAAAGATTCTTATGCAGCACCAGAGAGCGAAGCACTTCAAGTGTCATATATGTCACAAAAAGTTGTACTCGGGGCCGGGGTTAGCAATTCACTGTGTACAG GTACATAAAGAAACAGTAGATGCAGTACCAAACTCGTTACCAGGGAGAGCGGACATTGAGCTGGAAATCTATGGCATGGAGGGGATCCCAGAAAAGGACCTTAAGGAACATGAACGACAGAAAATAG CGGATGAAGCGGCGGAGGCGGGAGGAGGAGCGGCAGGGCCGGTACCGAAGAAGCCAAAGACAGATGCGGGTGAGGGCACATCAGCGCAGCCGCAGGGCCAGATGCCCTCGCCAGCCGCGTCCATGGCACCTGGACCTGTGCCAGGTGTTCCACCTGCCATGCAGCACATGCCAG GTATGCCAATGATGCCCCCTCCCATGCCGGGTATGATGCCGGGACAGCACGGAGCCCCAGGCATGCCGACCCACATGGGCATGCCCCCCATGGTGCCCGGCATGCCTCCTATGATGATGGGCATGCCGCCAAGACCAGG GATGCCGATGGGGCCAATGGGACCGATGGGCATGGGAGTCCCCCCAGGCATGGTGCCTCCTATGCACGGTCACGGCATGCACGGGCCAGGGGGGCCAGGTGGCATGCCCCCCTCCTCCCAGCCCCACAGCGCACCCCCCACGTCACAACCCCCCTCCACATCAGCACAACAGATGCAGCAACCCCCCGCAAAACCGCTCTTCCCAGCTGCTGCGCCG ACCACCACCAGTACCACAGGGCCTGTCGGCGCAGACTTCAAGCCCCTGAACGCCCCCTCTAACATCGGACCCCAGAAGCTTCCCCCGACGACGACGGCCGCGCCCCTCTCCACGAGCGCCCCGCCCAACCCCACTCAGACGAGACAGGCGACAGTTTCCGCGGCCCCAAGCATCTCCAAGCCTTCCACGTCCGGAGGGTCCACCGGCGGATCCACCAAACTCATGCACCCTGAACCAGAGGATGTGTCACTG GAGGAGAGAAGAGCCCAGATGCCGAAGTACAACCGACAGATGCCGCCTGTGTCCGTGCACGCGCCAGCCTCCAC ATCTGCCCCCGCTCCGATGGGCCAACCGCATGCCGCGCCGCCTGTGTCCGCCCACGCCATGGGTCCGCCAGGCCACGGCATGGCCCCACCAGGGCACGCGCCGCCTTTCGGAGGTAATATGATGCCGCCAGGCAATATGCCGCCGAACATGCGGCCTCCGATGCCGCCGCCCATGGGCCATCCAGGTAAGCGTCCGTCGGCTAGCTCTCTCACACACGTTGTTCGCACACACAAAGGTAGGTCTGCAGGTAGGGTTTCTCACGCCACCTGTATACCGTGTACTCCCTGTAGACTTAAGGGACCACCTGTATACCGTGTACTCCCTGTAGACTTAAGGGATGGCCTGTATACCGTGTACTCCTTGTAG
- the LOC118429689 gene encoding BUB3-interacting and GLEBS motif-containing protein ZNF207-like isoform X3 has product MGRKKKKQMKPWCWYCNREFEDEKILMQHQRAKHFKCHICHKKLYSGPGLAIHCVQVHKETVDAVPNSLPGRADIELEIYGMEGIPEKDLKEHERQKIADEAAEAGGGAAGPVPKKPKTDAGEGTSAQPQGQMPSPAASMAPGPVPGVPPAMQHMPGMPMMPPPMPGMMPGQHGAPGMPTHMGMPPMVPGMPPMMMGMPPRPGMPMGPMGPMGMGVPPGMVPPMHGHGMHGPGGPGGMPPSSQPHSAPPTSQPPSTSAQQMQQPPAKPLFPAAAPTTTSTTGPVGADFKPLNAPSNIGPQKLPPTTTAAPLSTSAPPNPTQTRQATVSAAPSISKPSTSGGSTGGSTKLMHPEPEDVSLEERRAQMPKYNRQMPPVSVHAPASTSAPAPMGQPHAAPPVSAHAMGPPGHGMAPPGHAPPFGGNMMPPGNMPPNMRPPMPPPMGHPGGMGGPPPQGMGMGPGGMPFGGPPRGPPNMPFQGGPGMPPGMRPPMMAPQGRY; this is encoded by the exons ATGggacggaagaagaagaagcagatGAAGCCTTGGTGCTG GTACTGTAACAGGGAGTTCGAAGATGAAAAGATTCTTATGCAGCACCAGAGAGCGAAGCACTTCAAGTGTCATATATGTCACAAAAAGTTGTACTCGGGGCCGGGGTTAGCAATTCACTGTGTACAG GTACATAAAGAAACAGTAGATGCAGTACCAAACTCGTTACCAGGGAGAGCGGACATTGAGCTGGAAATCTATGGCATGGAGGGGATCCCAGAAAAGGACCTTAAGGAACATGAACGACAGAAAATAG CGGATGAAGCGGCGGAGGCGGGAGGAGGAGCGGCAGGGCCGGTACCGAAGAAGCCAAAGACAGATGCGGGTGAGGGCACATCAGCGCAGCCGCAGGGCCAGATGCCCTCGCCAGCCGCGTCCATGGCACCTGGACCTGTGCCAGGTGTTCCACCTGCCATGCAGCACATGCCAG GTATGCCAATGATGCCCCCTCCCATGCCGGGTATGATGCCGGGACAGCACGGAGCCCCAGGCATGCCGACCCACATGGGCATGCCCCCCATGGTGCCCGGCATGCCTCCTATGATGATGGGCATGCCGCCAAGACCAGG GATGCCGATGGGGCCAATGGGACCGATGGGCATGGGAGTCCCCCCAGGCATGGTGCCTCCTATGCACGGTCACGGCATGCACGGGCCAGGGGGGCCAGGTGGCATGCCCCCCTCCTCCCAGCCCCACAGCGCACCCCCCACGTCACAACCCCCCTCCACATCAGCACAACAGATGCAGCAACCCCCCGCAAAACCGCTCTTCCCAGCTGCTGCGCCG ACCACCACCAGTACCACAGGGCCTGTCGGCGCAGACTTCAAGCCCCTGAACGCCCCCTCTAACATCGGACCCCAGAAGCTTCCCCCGACGACGACGGCCGCGCCCCTCTCCACGAGCGCCCCGCCCAACCCCACTCAGACGAGACAGGCGACAGTTTCCGCGGCCCCAAGCATCTCCAAGCCTTCCACGTCCGGAGGGTCCACCGGCGGATCCACCAAACTCATGCACCCTGAACCAGAGGATGTGTCACTG GAGGAGAGAAGAGCCCAGATGCCGAAGTACAACCGACAGATGCCGCCTGTGTCCGTGCACGCGCCAGCCTCCAC ATCTGCCCCCGCTCCGATGGGCCAACCGCATGCCGCGCCGCCTGTGTCCGCCCACGCCATGGGTCCGCCAGGCCACGGCATGGCCCCACCAGGGCACGCGCCGCCTTTCGGAGGTAATATGATGCCGCCAGGCAATATGCCGCCGAACATGCGGCCTCCGATGCCGCCGCCCATGGGCCATCCAG GAGGGATGGGCGGGCCTCCACCGCAGGGGATGGGGATGGGGCCAGGGGGGATGCCGTTTGGCGGCCCCCCTAGAGGGCCCCCCAACATGCCCTTCCAGGGGGGTCCAGGCATGCCGCCGGGAATGAGGCCTCCGATGATGGCGCCGCAGGGGCGGTACTAG
- the LOC118429689 gene encoding BUB3-interacting and GLEBS motif-containing protein ZNF207-like isoform X2 produces MGRKKKKQMKPWCWYCNREFEDEKILMQHQRAKHFKCHICHKKLYSGPGLAIHCVQVHKETVDAVPNSLPGRADIELEIYGMEGIPEKDLKEHERQKIADEAAEAGGGAAGPVPKKPKTDAGEGTSAQPQGQMPSPAASMAPGPVPGVPPAMQHMPGMPMMPPPMPGMMPGQHGAPGMPTHMGMPPMVPGMPPMMMGMPPRPGMPMGPMGPMGMGVPPGMVPPMHGHGMHGPGGPGGMPPSSQPHSAPPTSQPPSTSAQQMQQPPAKPLFPAAAPTTTSTTGPVGADFKPLNAPSNIGPQKLPPTTTAAPLSTSAPPNPTQTRQATVSAAPSISKPSTSGGSTGGSTKLMHPEPEDVSLEERRAQMPKYNRQMPPVSVHAPASTSAPAPMGQPHAAPPVSAHAMGPPGHGMAPPGHAPPFGGNMMPPGNMPPNMRPPMPPPMGHPGKRPSASSLTHVVRTHKGRSAGRVSHATCIPCTPCRLKGPPVYRVLPVDLRDGLYTVYSL; encoded by the exons ATGggacggaagaagaagaagcagatGAAGCCTTGGTGCTG GTACTGTAACAGGGAGTTCGAAGATGAAAAGATTCTTATGCAGCACCAGAGAGCGAAGCACTTCAAGTGTCATATATGTCACAAAAAGTTGTACTCGGGGCCGGGGTTAGCAATTCACTGTGTACAG GTACATAAAGAAACAGTAGATGCAGTACCAAACTCGTTACCAGGGAGAGCGGACATTGAGCTGGAAATCTATGGCATGGAGGGGATCCCAGAAAAGGACCTTAAGGAACATGAACGACAGAAAATAG CGGATGAAGCGGCGGAGGCGGGAGGAGGAGCGGCAGGGCCGGTACCGAAGAAGCCAAAGACAGATGCGGGTGAGGGCACATCAGCGCAGCCGCAGGGCCAGATGCCCTCGCCAGCCGCGTCCATGGCACCTGGACCTGTGCCAGGTGTTCCACCTGCCATGCAGCACATGCCAG GTATGCCAATGATGCCCCCTCCCATGCCGGGTATGATGCCGGGACAGCACGGAGCCCCAGGCATGCCGACCCACATGGGCATGCCCCCCATGGTGCCCGGCATGCCTCCTATGATGATGGGCATGCCGCCAAGACCAGG GATGCCGATGGGGCCAATGGGACCGATGGGCATGGGAGTCCCCCCAGGCATGGTGCCTCCTATGCACGGTCACGGCATGCACGGGCCAGGGGGGCCAGGTGGCATGCCCCCCTCCTCCCAGCCCCACAGCGCACCCCCCACGTCACAACCCCCCTCCACATCAGCACAACAGATGCAGCAACCCCCCGCAAAACCGCTCTTCCCAGCTGCTGCGCCG ACCACCACCAGTACCACAGGGCCTGTCGGCGCAGACTTCAAGCCCCTGAACGCCCCCTCTAACATCGGACCCCAGAAGCTTCCCCCGACGACGACGGCCGCGCCCCTCTCCACGAGCGCCCCGCCCAACCCCACTCAGACGAGACAGGCGACAGTTTCCGCGGCCCCAAGCATCTCCAAGCCTTCCACGTCCGGAGGGTCCACCGGCGGATCCACCAAACTCATGCACCCTGAACCAGAGGATGTGTCACTG GAGGAGAGAAGAGCCCAGATGCCAAAGTACAACCGACAGATGCCGCCTGTGTCCGTGCACGCGCCAGCCTCCACATCTGCCCCCGCTCCGATGGGCCAACCGCATGCCGCGCCGCCTGTGTCCGCCCACGCCATGGGTCCGCCAGGCCACGGCATGGCCCCACCAGGGCACGCGCCGCCTTTCGGAGGTAATATGATGCCGCCAGGCAATATGCCGCCGAACATGCGGCCTCCGATGCCGCCGCCCATGGGCCATCCAGGTAAGCGTCCGTCGGCTAGCTCTCTCACACACGTTGTTCGCACACACAAAGGTAGGTCTGCAGGTAGGGTTTCTCACGCCACCTGTATACCGTGTACTCCCTGTAGACTTAAGGGACCACCTGTATACCGTGTACTCCCTGTAGACTTAAGGGATGGCCTGTATACCGTGTACTCCTTGTAG
- the LOC118428614 gene encoding retinoid-inducible serine carboxypeptidase-like, with amino-acid sequence MAAGRCVKVWLWPVLAVGTCLLLCRCTAELDCKPGPKVKNQDWGYVDVRPSAHMFWWLYYRTDKPAGSEPTPLILWLQGGPGGSSTGFGNFQEIGPLDVSQQPRNTTWLSVANLLFIDNPVGTGFSYVTNKNAYATNVSMVATDLVTLLKDFFTCKTDLQKVPFYIFCESYGGKMSAALAQMLDKAVKQGDVKCNLKGVALGDSWISAMDYVNTWGPYLRATSLLDHVGLQAVQKSAQMTQQAVDQGRWKNATELWSRTEDVLEEFSNGVSFYNILGDKVKFAVSDGRAPAFSNPSIEKLYRRHVSPLHAPSLAELMNGPIKKYLGVIPDDVTWGAQSGEVFAMMAGDFMKPVIDIVDDLIQNTDLSVVVYNGQLDLICNTIGTEAWVHKLQWPGLSQFDTKKWTPITSKEITVGFVKTVKNFSFYWILDAGHMVPADAGETALRMITMVMEGQ; translated from the exons ACGTGTTTGCTGCTCTGTAGGTGTACAG CTGAATTGGACTGTAAGCCCGGCCCCAAAGTCAAGAACCAGGACTGGGGTTACGTGGACGTGCGTCCCTCCGCCCACATGTTCTGGTGGCTGTACTACAGGACAGACAAACCCGCCGGCTCGGAACCCACTCCACTCATACTCTGGTTACAG GGAGGCCCCGGAGGCTCGTCCACCGGCTTTGGAAACTTCCAGGAGATCGGTCCTCTGGATGTCAGTCAGCAGCCAAGGAACACCACATGG CTTTCAGTGGCCAACCTGTTGTTCATAGACAACCCAGTGGGGACAGGTTTCAGCTACGTGACAAACAAGAATGCCTACGCCACCAACGTCAGCATGGTCGCTACCGACCTTGTCACTCTGCTGAAGGACTTCTTTACCTGCAAGACAGACTTACAG AAAGTTCCCTTTTATATATTCTGTGAGTCGTATGGAGGAAAGATGTCGGCAGCATTAGCTCAGATGCTTGATAAG GCAGTGAAGCAGGGGGATGTAAAGTGTAACCTGAAGGGTGTGGCTCTGGGGGACTCCTGGATATCAGCCATGG ACTATGTGAATACCTGGGGACCTTACTTGAGAGCAACA TCCCTACTGGACCATGTTGGTCTCCAGGCGGTGCAGAAGTCGGCACAGATGACTCAGCAGGCGGTGGACCAAGGTCGCTGGAAGAACGCCACGGAACTCTGGAGCAGGACGGAAGACGTCTTGGAGGAG TTCAGCAATGGAGTGAGCTTCTACAACATTCTTGGAGACAAAGTCAAGTTTGCGGTGTCTGACGGTCGAGCACCTGCCTTCAGTAATCCATCCATTG AGAAGCTGTACAGGAGGCATGTCTCCCCCCTACATGCGCCCAGCCTGGCTGAACTCATGAACGGACCCATCAAGAAATACCTGGGAGTCATACCTGACGATGTGACATGGGGAG CTCAGTCAGGAGAAGTGTTTGCAATGATGGCAGGGGACTTCATGAAACCAGTTATAGACATCG TTGATGACCTGATCCAGAACACAGATCTGTCTGTTGTGGTGTACAACGGACAGTTGGACCTCATCTGCAACACAATTG GAACTGAGGCTTGGGTGCACAAGCTGCAATGGCCGGGCCTGTCACAGTTTGACACCAAAAAGTGGACGCCGATTACTTCCAAGGAGATAACTGTTGGCTTTGTCAAAACTGTGAAAAACTTCTCATTCTACTGGATCTTAGATGCTGGGCATATG GTACCAGCAGATGCAGGGGAGACAGCTCTAAGGATGATTACCATGGTGATGGAGGGCCAATGA